One Brassica napus cultivar Da-Ae chromosome C2, Da-Ae, whole genome shotgun sequence DNA window includes the following coding sequences:
- the LOC125582181 gene encoding glutathione S-transferase T3-like, with translation MVLTCHLAACDWVWKSCRANSLCGLQITFIFSRFSLDGETFRQSLSADFIPKSKSSRLFRSLDTDLLSHPKLLREFQSKSSQQSEAPAPPEDTPVERRERRKWTPADDEVLISAWLNTSKDVVVGNEQKSGTFWKRVGEYYAASPHARGGGEKREHIHCKQRCHKINDLTNKFSGTFAAAERQNSSGQNDNDILKVAHDIFYSDHNMKFILEHAWCLLRYEQKWLNLNTPKATGSSKRKAGEVGSQSSSTNVGDHEIQPEGIKVAKARMNNAQGKALSEY, from the exons ATGGTCCTTACGTGCCACCTCGCAGCATGCGATTGGGTGTGGAAGTCGTGTAGGGCAAATTCGCTTTGCGGTCTCCAAATCACATTCATTTTCTCCCGATTCTCTCTCGACGGCGAAACCTTTCGCCAGAGCTTGTCCGCCGATTTCATCCCCAAATCAAAATCCTCTCGGTTATTTCGCTCACTCGACACCGATCTGTTATCTCATCCAAAGCTTCTCCGCGAATTCCAATCTAAAAG TTCCCAACAATCTGAGGCTCCAGCTCCACCTGAAGACACACCAGTGGAGCGTCGGGAGAGAAGGAAATGGACCCCAGCTGATGACGAGGTTCTAATCAGTGCCTGGCTAAACACATCTAAGGATGTTGTTGTTGGAAATGAACAAAAGTCAGGGACCTTCTGGAAACGAGTAGGAGAATACTACGCAGCAAGTCCTCATGCTAGAGGGGGTGGTGAAAAGAGAGAGCATATCCATTGTAAGCAGAGGTGTCACAAAATCAATGATCTGACGAACAAGTTCAGTGGCACATTCGCTGCTGCAGAGAGACAAAATAGCAGCGGTCAGAATGACAATGACATTCTAAAGGTGGCTCATGACATCTTCTACTCTGATCACAACATGAAGTTTATCCTTGAGCATGCGTGGTGTCTGTTGAGGTATGAACAGAAATGGCTAAACCTGAACACTCCTAAAGCTACTGGCAGTTCAAAGAGAAAAGCTGGTGAGGTCGGTTCCCAATCTTCAAGCACTAATGTTGGTGACCATGAGATCCAGCCTGAAGGTATCAAGGTTGCAAAAGCAAGAATGAATAATGCTCAAGGGAAGGCTCTTTCTGAGTATTAG
- the LOC125581566 gene encoding uncharacterized protein At4g04775-like: protein MEQDYSYTQPSESEEYGENSADSGYSQAEADILLDQAEISYNNAERLQYPPQPEVEFGFPKTCYCGGQPLVATSYTRNDPCRRYYTCENVDDGECHVWKWWDVAVMEEMRAMDTQYGQLAEKVDYLTFLSDYETQLNQVKDLHNDTEQKLVRLEKIVCELAKKKSRFTHGFEFVVGVLVVVFVLIGMVLMFK, encoded by the coding sequence ATGGAACAAGATTATAGCTATACCCAGCCTTCTGAATCGGAGGAGTATGGTGAAAACTCAGCAGACAGTGGCTACAGCCAAGCAGAAGCTGATATTCTGCTGGACCAAGCTGAGATTAGCTACAATAATGCCGAGCGGCTTCAGTACCCTCCGCAACCTGAGGTTGAGTTTGGATTCCCGAAGACATGCTACTGTGGTGGTCAACCTCTTGTAGCAACATCTTACACTAGAAATGATCCATGCAGAAGATACTACACGTGTGAGAATGTTGATGACGGAGAGTGCCATGTTTGGAAATGGTGGGATGTGGCGGTtatggaggagatgagagccATGGATACACAGTATGGCCAGCTGGCTGAAAAGGTAGATTATCTAACCTTCTTGAGTGACTATGAGACACAACTTAACCAGGTTAAGGATCTCCATAATGACACTGAGCAGAAGCTGGTTAGGCTTGAGAAGATAGTGTGTGAGTTAGCTAAGAAGAAATCAAGGTTTACGCATGGCTTTGAATTCGTTGTTGGtgtattggttgttgtatttgtTCTAATAGGTATGGTCCTCATGTTCAAGTAA